The following proteins come from a genomic window of Nostoc sp. TCL26-01:
- a CDS encoding GAF domain-containing protein: MNSPQTNILLIDNHLENNNFLIEFFQGTKYFLQRVAADKAVINTIYKSRPDLILLDGAISPSQGQEICQNLKANAQTQDISIILLIFREQLATQWKYFQLGVADFITKPLQKEECLLRIQNYLATQNLYKNLGKNNYQLAIITDKENQDKELVTNHQTVGFNADIKNLIIGNNTDTLLTYTSSRYKSIKSKKQTKKDSQSSTIKLCNHNLVLTKLAKNQLLYQDNLKAAFIEITVAGAKNLGVERASVWLYDETGTKIQCIDLFEDSRNQHSEGLVLSVAEYPDYFQALHQDEAIAAEDAHTDPRTQEFSQTYLAEFNIKSMLDTPIRLGGKTVGVLCLEAVGLAHYWTPEDQNFARSLSNLASLALEARERRLAQAAFRISEQKLASAFRASPDPIVLCTFPETRYIEVNDSFCRLFGYSRSQVIGNTDRELNIWVNPEECVFIGQILRQAKVIRNHEVDFRTCGGEIKTALFSAEMIEIDGQKYVLGTAKDITERKQAETESRLLLLTTQAIARAVDVKSALTLVLRLICQTIGWDFAEAWLPNEQGNILEHSLVCYCDESSLEEFCTKSQNITFVSGIGLPGRVWQSKQPEWLEDVSLVKQPYFLRSRQAAKVGLKAGFGVPILAEREVLAVLGFFKRTPVPLDRRLLMLLGAVATQLGGLIQRKLIEAAHRNSEERLQLALEASDLGLWDWNLCTGKIYRDWQWKKMLGYGENEIAENQLANQELLHPQDLLAVKSAITDHLQGITPVYEMEFRMRCASGEWKWIQSRGQIVERNEQGVPLRMTGTHKDITERKILEKELELREARLKAFFSGAPVGMTILDNQLRFVQINELIADIHGHPITEHIGKTLQEIAPQIAPLVLPFCQQVLITNQPILNLELSIPASEEPDSLRHFLVSYFPIPGERNRPSGVGKVMVEISARKRAQEALKESAERERAIAQVIQRMRQTLDLAKIFTATTEELRQVLNCDRVVVYRFHPQWSGEFVAESVETGWISLIEEYQNDPHLTQGTLKSDRCSLKMFHHAGKQLQKNYPQSPEGTSFLCVPDIYQAGFDSCYLKFLERLQAKAYIIVPILCGDQLWGLLASYQNSSPRQWKTGEINIVVQIGNQLGVALQQAQLLEQTQRQSQALQAAVIAADAANSAKSEFLANMSHELRTPLNAILGFTQIMSQDKTLSAENQQNLSIINRAGEHLLNLINDILEMSKIEAGKTTLNINNFDLMSLLDNLEEMLLNRATAKGLQLQFIYAANLPQHIQTDENKLRQVLLNIIGNAIKFTETGTVTLRVSLEKRGQGDKETRGQGDKGSQHRAGVSPVEVTGVTRGQGENTYIDSFPPSPHLPLPLSPPSPSSLLFEIQDTGIGIFPAELDFLFDAFAQTESGRKSQQGTGLGLAISRKYVELMGGVISVSSTVGVGSTFRFSLPVGLVAAADVSVASHPLAVIGLAPHQAQYRILVVDDVADSRLLLVKLLSSVGFFVLEATNGDEAVALWQHWHPQLIFMDMRMPVMDGYAATRLIRSLEVDSHLHTVADTPIFPSVHTFIIAVTAHAFAEQRQDILLAGCDDLIYKPFAKEQILEKLSKYLGVQYLYQEGSYQQTKSEEKFFVSDDVLPLLSQMPKEWLIKVYNAAAQCSDDLVLPLIEEIIPENTTLKAYFLDLAHNFQFEKIMAIVSRAKGNS; this comes from the coding sequence ATGAATTCCCCCCAAACAAATATTTTATTAATTGATAACCATTTAGAAAATAATAATTTTTTAATAGAATTTTTCCAGGGGACAAAATATTTTTTACAAAGGGTTGCTGCTGATAAAGCAGTAATCAATACTATCTACAAAAGTAGACCTGATTTGATTTTACTAGACGGTGCTATTTCTCCAAGTCAGGGACAAGAAATTTGCCAAAATTTAAAAGCCAATGCCCAAACTCAAGATATATCTATAATTTTACTAATTTTCAGAGAACAACTAGCTACGCAGTGGAAATATTTCCAATTAGGTGTTGCTGATTTTATTACCAAACCATTACAAAAAGAAGAATGTTTGTTAAGGATTCAGAATTATTTAGCAACACAAAATCTCTATAAAAACCTTGGGAAAAACAATTATCAATTAGCCATAATTACAGATAAAGAAAATCAGGATAAAGAGTTAGTTACCAATCATCAAACAGTAGGGTTTAATGCGGATATCAAAAATCTCATAATTGGAAATAATACAGATACTTTACTGACATATACATCCAGCCGATATAAAAGTATTAAATCCAAAAAACAGACAAAAAAAGATTCTCAATCTAGCACTATTAAGCTTTGTAATCATAATTTAGTTTTAACTAAACTAGCAAAAAATCAATTGTTATATCAAGATAATTTGAAAGCAGCTTTTATAGAAATTACAGTAGCTGGTGCAAAGAATCTGGGTGTAGAAAGAGCGAGTGTTTGGTTATATGACGAAACAGGTACAAAAATTCAGTGTATTGATTTGTTTGAAGATAGTCGCAATCAGCACAGTGAAGGATTAGTCTTATCAGTAGCAGAATATCCAGACTATTTTCAAGCTTTGCATCAAGATGAAGCGATCGCCGCAGAAGATGCCCACACAGACCCCAGGACTCAAGAATTTTCCCAAACTTATCTAGCAGAATTTAATATTAAATCCATGTTAGATACTCCTATTCGTCTAGGAGGTAAAACTGTTGGCGTTTTATGTTTGGAAGCGGTGGGATTAGCCCATTATTGGACACCGGAAGATCAAAATTTTGCTCGTTCTCTGAGCAATTTAGCATCCTTGGCATTAGAAGCACGAGAACGCCGATTAGCACAAGCAGCATTTCGGATTTCAGAACAAAAGTTAGCATCAGCTTTTCGCGCATCGCCTGACCCCATCGTCTTATGTACGTTCCCAGAAACACGTTATATCGAAGTTAACGATAGTTTTTGCCGCCTATTTGGATATTCTCGTTCGCAAGTGATTGGTAACACCGATAGAGAATTAAATATTTGGGTTAATCCTGAAGAATGTGTGTTTATTGGCCAAATTCTTCGACAAGCAAAAGTAATTCGTAACCACGAAGTTGATTTTCGGACTTGTGGTGGAGAAATTAAAACAGCACTATTTAGTGCGGAAATGATCGAAATCGATGGACAAAAATACGTTTTAGGTACAGCTAAAGATATCACAGAACGCAAGCAAGCAGAAACAGAAAGCCGTTTATTGCTATTAACAACGCAAGCGATCGCCCGTGCAGTTGATGTCAAAAGTGCTTTAACTTTAGTCTTGCGGTTGATTTGCCAAACTATTGGTTGGGATTTTGCTGAAGCATGGCTACCCAATGAACAAGGGAATATTTTAGAACATAGTTTAGTTTGTTACTGTGACGAAAGCAGTTTGGAGGAATTCTGCACTAAGAGTCAGAATATTACATTTGTTTCAGGTATAGGGCTGCCAGGAAGAGTTTGGCAAAGCAAACAACCAGAATGGCTAGAAGATGTATCTTTAGTTAAACAGCCATACTTTTTGCGATCGCGACAAGCAGCCAAGGTAGGTTTAAAAGCAGGTTTTGGTGTTCCTATTTTGGCAGAGCGAGAAGTATTAGCTGTGTTAGGTTTTTTTAAACGCACTCCAGTTCCACTAGATAGGCGTTTACTGATGCTTTTGGGGGCTGTAGCGACCCAATTAGGCGGATTAATTCAACGCAAACTTATAGAAGCTGCCCACAGAAACAGTGAAGAACGTTTACAACTAGCCTTAGAAGCCAGCGATCTAGGCTTGTGGGATTGGAATCTCTGCACAGGTAAAATATATCGGGACTGGCAATGGAAAAAAATGCTGGGCTACGGAGAAAATGAAATTGCGGAAAATCAACTAGCCAATCAAGAACTTCTACATCCCCAAGACCTTTTAGCTGTCAAGTCAGCTATTACAGATCATTTGCAAGGAATTACCCCTGTTTATGAGATGGAATTTAGGATGCGTTGTGCTTCTGGTGAATGGAAATGGATTCAGTCTCGTGGTCAGATTGTCGAACGCAATGAACAGGGCGTACCTTTACGGATGACAGGCACTCACAAAGATATCACAGAACGCAAAATTCTTGAAAAAGAACTGGAACTGCGGGAAGCTCGTCTCAAGGCTTTTTTTAGTGGTGCGCCTGTAGGCATGACTATTTTAGATAATCAACTGCGATTTGTGCAAATCAATGAGTTAATAGCAGATATTCATGGTCACCCGATTACAGAGCATATCGGCAAGACACTCCAGGAAATAGCCCCCCAAATCGCTCCTTTGGTTTTACCATTCTGCCAACAAGTACTTATAACTAATCAACCAATTCTCAATCTAGAACTCAGTATCCCGGCATCTGAGGAGCCGGATAGTTTACGTCACTTTTTAGTTTCTTATTTTCCCATTCCTGGGGAAAGGAATCGTCCCTCTGGTGTGGGTAAAGTGATGGTAGAAATTAGCGCCCGTAAACGCGCCCAAGAAGCCCTCAAAGAAAGTGCCGAACGAGAAAGAGCGATCGCTCAAGTAATTCAACGTATGCGCCAAACTCTAGATTTGGCAAAAATATTTACAGCGACGACAGAAGAATTACGTCAAGTACTCAATTGCGATCGTGTTGTCGTCTATCGTTTCCACCCTCAATGGAGTGGCGAATTTGTGGCCGAATCTGTAGAGACAGGTTGGATTTCCCTCATAGAAGAATATCAAAATGACCCACATTTAACACAGGGTACATTAAAAAGCGATCGCTGTAGTCTCAAAATGTTTCACCACGCAGGCAAACAATTACAAAAAAATTATCCACAATCTCCTGAAGGTACAAGTTTCCTATGTGTCCCTGACATCTACCAAGCCGGGTTTGATTCTTGTTACCTTAAATTCTTGGAGCGCCTACAAGCCAAAGCATACATCATTGTTCCGATTCTCTGTGGTGATCAACTTTGGGGATTATTGGCAAGTTACCAAAACTCTAGCCCCCGTCAGTGGAAAACTGGCGAAATCAATATTGTCGTGCAGATTGGCAACCAACTTGGTGTAGCCTTACAACAAGCACAATTGCTAGAACAAACACAACGACAGTCACAAGCACTACAAGCAGCCGTCATTGCCGCAGATGCAGCAAACAGCGCCAAAAGCGAATTCCTAGCCAACATGAGCCACGAATTGCGAACACCACTCAACGCCATACTAGGGTTCACGCAAATCATGAGCCAAGACAAAACACTCTCAGCCGAAAATCAACAGAACCTGAGCATCATCAACCGAGCAGGGGAACACCTGCTCAACCTGATCAATGACATCCTAGAAATGTCAAAAATCGAAGCAGGCAAAACCACACTCAATATCAACAACTTTGATTTAATGAGTCTGTTGGATAACCTGGAAGAAATGTTACTCAATCGAGCCACAGCCAAAGGATTACAACTGCAATTTATCTACGCCGCCAACCTACCCCAACACATCCAAACAGACGAAAACAAACTACGCCAAGTCCTACTCAACATCATCGGTAACGCTATCAAATTTACGGAAACAGGCACAGTCACATTGAGAGTCAGCCTGGAGAAAAGGGGACAAGGGGACAAGGAGACGAGGGGACAAGGGGACAAGGGGAGCCAGCACCGTGCGGGGGTTTCCCCCGTTGAGGTGACTGGCGTGACAAGGGGACAAGGGGAGAATACTTATATAGATTCTTTCCCCCCCTCTCCCCATCTCCCCCTCCCCCTCTCTCCCCCTTCCCCCTCCTCCCTCCTCTTCGAGATCCAAGACACCGGGATTGGCATTTTTCCTGCAGAACTTGATTTTTTGTTTGACGCTTTTGCCCAAACTGAAAGTGGACGTAAATCTCAACAGGGTACTGGGCTGGGTTTAGCTATTAGTCGTAAATATGTTGAATTGATGGGGGGTGTGATTTCTGTTTCTAGTACTGTCGGCGTTGGTAGTACTTTTCGCTTTTCTCTTCCTGTGGGTTTAGTTGCTGCTGCTGATGTTTCTGTTGCTTCTCATCCTTTGGCTGTGATTGGTTTAGCTCCTCATCAAGCTCAATACCGCATCTTGGTTGTTGATGATGTTGCTGATAGTCGCTTGTTGCTGGTGAAACTGCTTTCTTCTGTTGGCTTTTTTGTTCTCGAAGCTACCAATGGTGATGAGGCTGTTGCTCTCTGGCAACACTGGCATCCTCAGTTGATTTTTATGGATATGCGTATGCCTGTGATGGATGGTTATGCTGCTACTCGTTTGATTCGCTCTTTGGAGGTTGATTCTCACCTCCACACAGTTGCTGATACCCCTATTTTCCCTTCTGTTCACACTTTTATTATTGCTGTTACTGCTCATGCTTTTGCTGAACAACGCCAAGATATTCTTTTGGCTGGTTGTGATGATTTGATTTATAAGCCTTTTGCCAAAGAACAAATCTTAGAAAAGCTGAGTAAATACCTGGGTGTACAATATCTTTATCAAGAGGGAAGTTATCAACAAACAAAAAGTGAGGAAAAGTTTTTTGTTTCTGATGATGTACTACCTTTACTATCTCAAATGCCTAAAGAATGGCTGATAAAAGTATATAATGCTGCTGCCCAATGTAGCGATGACTTAGTTTTACCTTTGATTGAAGAAATAATACCTGAAAATACTACTTTAAAGGCGTATTTTTTAGATTTAGCTCATAATTTTCAGTTTGAAAAAATTATGGCAATAGTGAGTAGAGCAAAAGGTAATTCGTAA
- a CDS encoding 4Fe-4S single cluster domain-containing protein has product METQSNNPSITPPDIPSGYLNIMGYIDESEVNGPGCRAVIWVQGCPRECPGCFNPASWTFEINELVTVDSLVERILSKPQNQGVTFSGGEPFWQAPALAELAHQLKTAGLNVMSFTGFTLKQLQSASAPPGSQALLEQLDILIDGPFVESLAINAPDSPVSSRNQTIHIFNPAFADKITWASDQIEVHILKDGNRIVTGYQGWWELT; this is encoded by the coding sequence ATGGAAACTCAGTCAAATAACCCATCCATAACACCCCCAGATATTCCCTCTGGCTATTTAAACATTATGGGTTACATCGATGAGTCAGAGGTAAATGGCCCTGGTTGTCGTGCTGTCATTTGGGTACAAGGCTGTCCCCGTGAATGTCCTGGCTGTTTTAATCCTGCTTCGTGGACATTTGAAATCAACGAATTGGTTACTGTTGATAGTCTCGTCGAACGCATTTTGAGCAAACCGCAAAATCAAGGTGTAACATTCTCTGGTGGAGAACCCTTTTGGCAAGCACCCGCATTGGCAGAACTAGCTCATCAGCTCAAAACTGCTGGCTTAAATGTTATGTCTTTTACAGGATTTACTCTCAAGCAACTACAATCTGCCTCAGCCCCTCCAGGTTCTCAAGCATTATTAGAACAACTAGATATCTTGATTGATGGGCCATTTGTCGAATCTTTAGCGATTAACGCACCTGATTCCCCTGTTTCTTCCAGAAATCAAACAATCCATATCTTTAACCCAGCTTTTGCCGATAAAATTACTTGGGCTAGCGACCAAATAGAAGTGCATATTCTCAAAGATGGCAACCGAATTGTGACTGGTTATCAAGGTTGGTGGGAATTGACATAA
- the ureE gene encoding urease accessory protein UreE has protein sequence MLTLTQIQPPNPNLTVILTLALTAEERTRSRHRFEMADGRVVFLRLPRGTMLREGDILQDESNGSFIRIAAKPEPVMTIFAPTPLLLMRAAYHLGNRHVPVEITPNYLRLSPDPVLRTMLEHMELAITEEITPFQPELGAYGHHHPH, from the coding sequence ATGCTCACGTTGACGCAAATTCAACCACCAAACCCTAATTTAACCGTCATTTTGACGCTAGCACTCACCGCAGAAGAACGGACACGCTCTCGTCACCGCTTTGAAATGGCAGATGGTAGGGTGGTGTTTTTGCGTTTACCCAGAGGGACAATGCTTAGGGAGGGTGATATCTTGCAAGATGAAAGCAACGGTAGTTTCATCAGAATCGCGGCTAAACCAGAACCAGTCATGACGATATTTGCGCCAACTCCACTTTTATTAATGCGAGCAGCCTATCATCTAGGGAATCGTCATGTACCTGTAGAAATTACGCCAAACTATTTACGCCTATCACCTGATCCTGTGTTACGCACCATGTTAGAACACATGGAATTAGCAATTACAGAAGAAATTACCCCATTTCAGCCAGAATTGGGCGCTTATGGACACCATCACCCTCACTGA
- a CDS encoding urease accessory protein UreF, whose translation MDTITLTDLNLLHILQLASSALPVGAYSYSEGLETLVENGSVTNQEALKHWLEAELSYGAIRTEAAIIVRANQAATIGDMAALRYWNHWLSAARETQELRNSSWQMGRSLMQLLGKIQPQTLPLAEVVGHRCNYAIAFAIATAHWQINTPVALLGYLHSWATNLITSGVKLIPLGQTAGQELLLQLQPLINTTTQAVLTLPDDELASCSWGLALASMQHETQYTRLFRS comes from the coding sequence ATGGACACCATCACCCTCACTGATCTTAATTTACTGCATATATTACAACTAGCTAGTTCTGCTTTACCTGTAGGAGCTTATAGCTATTCGGAAGGATTGGAAACCTTAGTAGAAAACGGTTCAGTGACCAATCAAGAAGCGCTGAAACATTGGTTAGAAGCAGAATTAAGTTATGGGGCAATTCGCACAGAAGCGGCAATCATAGTTAGAGCTAATCAAGCCGCAACCATCGGTGATATGGCAGCATTACGCTACTGGAATCACTGGTTATCGGCGGCGAGAGAAACCCAAGAATTACGCAATTCTAGCTGGCAGATGGGGCGATCGCTCATGCAGTTACTTGGTAAAATACAACCACAAACTCTACCTTTAGCTGAAGTTGTGGGTCATCGGTGTAATTATGCGATCGCTTTTGCGATTGCTACTGCTCATTGGCAAATCAATACACCAGTCGCCTTGCTAGGATATCTCCACAGTTGGGCAACCAATTTAATTACATCTGGTGTAAAACTCATCCCTTTAGGACAAACAGCTGGGCAAGAATTACTCCTGCAACTGCAACCTTTGATTAATACCACAACTCAAGCAGTTTTGACTCTACCAGATGATGAACTTGCCTCTTGTAGTTGGGGTTTGGCTTTAGCCAGTATGCAGCATGAAACCCAGTATACAAGGTTGTTTAGAAGTTAA
- a CDS encoding tetratricopeptide repeat protein, with amino-acid sequence MAKHQSKQHSQPQVSSTGTELTENSFRMQLEALLKQKKYRQALEEIKKIQRSHPEIEFMPPEAEIWLLRGQQEWQKQDFKQAEKSFGRALELGLVGDVHYWQAKCLLELNKLDAALKLIHDAFEAGTLIKDYSICYLKLLLLKGDIAKVEELIDKQSKRFSAAQLHWVRGVLALKHGQPMSALTSFYKIKRPITPEDLPIAWVIYGQQMNGNWQVAANLLGLQSSRSMFSKPKYLEHPILERLANVQQAKTKEPPLEPRNLQREDPATQDALSALAIVQLINEGNHHDAAHVWLRREPRSTRFPELETLRKDLFILAGQQALTQRQTECAERFWQPLLTEKPFNPQLAVNLLEVLDANDSQKERQKVLTQFLRWLEQEGKQKPQEWPDTRLKPTLAHLHCWMADTYMALDRERTALGALQQAERICPTSPEVLGRKGLFAAMEENYDQAIALITQAIEGGCRYEEVYNALLASWEELGDKQALTEARRRFGKHFGDFNVEAEVEVLPWIDALSTLSYGLFSRLVQTENPQDPAIRACQIFVNAVKSQPNSGGRVSLDQKAATQQWDTLLQKLSGGEQIPVLQAIALAIHLFAKREKGIAALISQYLQKLSPLSTEHPEARVAHIVVLAVKESSPQKLEYPVLFYLQSMPQPGNALANIQLQARRFGWITTLIPALEEALRREPQNPLLLLARATTYPINHPKYEELKQAGFELARRLQDAKALQAFREEQAFLSARETQSVMPDPEKFDNLNMSDMDNLLESMLQKLFGNKIPQAEFTRMLPELKAMMLNSMPDFSDDDEEEEDELDVESFFRELSSKSKKSKGRNKRGFSELF; translated from the coding sequence GTGGCTAAACATCAATCAAAACAGCACTCACAACCACAAGTTTCCAGCACAGGAACAGAGTTGACAGAAAACTCCTTCAGGATGCAACTAGAAGCATTGCTGAAGCAGAAAAAATATCGGCAAGCCTTGGAAGAAATTAAAAAAATCCAGCGATCGCACCCGGAAATTGAATTTATGCCTCCAGAAGCAGAAATTTGGTTGCTGCGGGGACAGCAGGAATGGCAAAAGCAAGATTTTAAACAAGCAGAAAAATCCTTTGGACGCGCTCTAGAATTGGGTTTAGTGGGAGATGTTCACTATTGGCAAGCTAAATGTCTGCTGGAATTAAATAAGTTGGATGCTGCCCTGAAGTTAATCCATGATGCTTTTGAGGCAGGTACTCTGATTAAAGATTACAGCATCTGTTATCTAAAACTCCTATTGCTCAAAGGAGATATCGCCAAAGTCGAGGAGTTAATTGACAAACAATCCAAACGCTTTAGTGCTGCTCAACTTCATTGGGTACGGGGAGTACTGGCTCTTAAACATGGACAACCAATGTCCGCTTTGACATCTTTCTACAAAATTAAGCGTCCTATCACACCAGAAGATTTACCAATTGCTTGGGTTATTTACGGTCAGCAGATGAATGGTAATTGGCAGGTGGCGGCGAATTTGTTGGGTTTGCAATCATCTAGATCCATGTTCAGCAAACCCAAATATTTAGAACATCCCATTTTAGAGCGCTTGGCTAATGTGCAACAGGCAAAGACCAAAGAACCACCCCTAGAACCCCGGAATCTGCAACGAGAAGATCCCGCTACTCAAGACGCACTATCAGCCCTAGCAATTGTACAACTCATTAATGAAGGTAATCATCATGATGCAGCCCATGTCTGGTTGAGAAGAGAACCACGTTCAACGCGCTTCCCAGAACTAGAGACTCTGCGGAAGGATTTGTTCATCCTTGCTGGTCAACAAGCACTGACCCAAAGACAAACAGAATGTGCAGAGCGCTTTTGGCAACCTTTGTTAACCGAAAAACCCTTCAACCCCCAATTAGCAGTCAATCTGTTAGAAGTTTTGGATGCTAATGATTCTCAGAAAGAACGTCAAAAGGTTTTAACTCAATTTTTGCGGTGGCTGGAGCAGGAAGGCAAACAAAAACCCCAAGAATGGCCAGATACACGCTTAAAGCCAACCTTAGCCCATCTCCACTGCTGGATGGCAGATACTTACATGGCACTAGATCGGGAACGCACCGCTTTAGGAGCATTGCAACAAGCAGAACGCATCTGTCCCACATCGCCAGAAGTATTGGGACGCAAAGGCTTATTTGCGGCTATGGAAGAAAACTATGATCAAGCGATCGCCTTGATTACCCAAGCCATTGAAGGGGGGTGTCGATATGAAGAAGTTTACAATGCCTTACTGGCTTCTTGGGAAGAACTAGGAGATAAACAAGCACTGACTGAAGCCCGTCGCCGCTTTGGTAAACACTTTGGCGACTTTAATGTGGAAGCTGAAGTAGAAGTATTACCTTGGATAGATGCACTATCTACATTAAGTTATGGCTTATTTAGTCGTTTAGTGCAGACAGAAAATCCCCAAGATCCAGCCATCCGCGCTTGTCAGATATTCGTGAATGCAGTCAAAAGTCAGCCCAATTCCGGTGGTCGAGTTTCCTTAGACCAAAAAGCAGCTACCCAACAATGGGATACTCTCCTGCAAAAATTATCTGGGGGTGAACAAATTCCAGTATTGCAGGCGATCGCTCTGGCAATTCATCTGTTTGCTAAACGAGAAAAAGGCATCGCGGCATTAATCAGTCAGTATCTGCAAAAATTGTCCCCCCTATCAACCGAACACCCAGAAGCCAGAGTTGCCCATATAGTCGTCTTAGCTGTCAAAGAAAGCAGTCCCCAAAAATTAGAGTATCCTGTACTATTCTACCTCCAATCCATGCCCCAACCAGGCAATGCTCTAGCAAACATTCAACTGCAAGCGCGGCGTTTTGGCTGGATTACCACACTAATTCCGGCTCTAGAAGAAGCATTACGTCGAGAACCTCAAAACCCATTACTGTTATTAGCTAGAGCTACCACCTACCCCATAAATCATCCCAAGTACGAAGAACTCAAGCAAGCAGGATTTGAATTAGCTCGTCGCTTACAAGATGCCAAAGCATTACAAGCATTTCGAGAAGAACAAGCATTTCTTTCTGCCAGAGAAACGCAAAGTGTCATGCCAGATCCAGAGAAATTTGACAATCTGAATATGTCAGATATGGATAATTTATTAGAATCAATGCTGCAAAAATTATTTGGCAACAAAATTCCTCAAGCTGAGTTTACAAGAATGCTGCCAGAACTAAAAGCGATGATGTTAAACAGTATGCCTGATTTCTCAGATGATGATGAGGAGGAAGAAGATGAACTAGATGTAGAATCTTTCTTTAGAGAGTTATCTTCTAAATCTAAAAAAAGCAAAGGTAGAAATAAACGTGGTTTTTCAGAATTGTTTTAA
- a CDS encoding J domain-containing protein, giving the protein MTSHYDRLGVSPEATPAQIKAAYHVKLREFPAHTYPQEFKEIREAYEAIRKGVTTQNEDFLKMRPLEAELNLDILKQVEEKAIAQLAVSLDDLIRATF; this is encoded by the coding sequence ATGACTTCCCACTACGACCGTTTAGGAGTTTCCCCAGAAGCAACTCCCGCCCAAATTAAAGCAGCATATCATGTCAAACTACGGGAATTTCCTGCCCATACTTATCCCCAAGAATTTAAGGAAATTCGAGAAGCTTATGAGGCTATTCGCAAAGGAGTCACAACTCAAAATGAAGATTTCTTAAAAATGCGCCCTCTGGAAGCAGAACTGAATCTAGATATATTAAAACAGGTCGAAGAAAAAGCGATCGCTCAATTAGCAGTGAGCCTAGATGATTTAATTCGAGCTACCTTTTAA
- the grpE gene encoding nucleotide exchange factor GrpE, whose product MTNDKEALFAQFLDYLQSEQASPEYLGEPPESANPFDPYQMVAEWTALRHELKQQGKLLRSTQDTLVQALEVSRLDQEKLEINLEATQKQTIAQFEQQQEKLLKELLGIVDALDQACSYWQEELEILAVTPNPQPIAQKSFWEKLGEWFSGKKSQSTFSETSLREIFTSNQQGVELIRRSLLEILRQRRVIPIVAEGKLFDAQTMYAVGREAKTDVAESTVIKEVVRGYLWGDKVLREAQVIVGTLAD is encoded by the coding sequence ATGACTAATGACAAAGAAGCTTTATTCGCTCAATTTTTAGATTATTTACAATCAGAACAAGCATCTCCTGAATATTTGGGTGAACCACCAGAATCGGCTAATCCTTTTGATCCTTATCAAATGGTGGCAGAATGGACTGCTCTACGTCATGAACTCAAGCAACAGGGTAAATTATTGCGTTCCACTCAAGATACTCTGGTGCAAGCCTTAGAAGTTTCTCGTCTAGATCAAGAAAAGCTAGAAATAAATCTGGAAGCAACCCAAAAACAAACAATAGCTCAATTTGAGCAACAACAAGAGAAACTCTTAAAAGAATTGTTAGGTATTGTCGATGCTTTAGATCAAGCTTGTAGTTACTGGCAAGAAGAATTAGAGATATTAGCTGTTACTCCTAACCCACAACCAATTGCCCAAAAAAGCTTTTGGGAAAAGTTAGGAGAGTGGTTTTCTGGCAAGAAATCTCAATCTACATTCTCAGAAACATCTTTGAGAGAAATTTTCACCAGCAATCAACAAGGGGTAGAGTTAATTAGGCGATCGCTGTTAGAAATACTCCGCCAAAGACGTGTTATTCCTATCGTGGCTGAGGGCAAATTATTTGATGCCCAAACAATGTATGCTGTAGGACGTGAAGCGAAAACAGATGTGGCAGAAAGTACGGTGATTAAGGAAGTAGTCAGGGGTTATTTATGGGGTGATAAAGTTTTAAGAGAAGCACAAGTGATTGTAGGAACATTGGCAGATTAA